gcgcggcggcggcggcggcggcgcggaggAGGCGGCGCTGTGCAACCAGCTGGGAGAGCTCCTGGCCAGCCATGGTGGGtcccgggggggtggggggtccCGGTCCCCGGATGGGGGGGTGTCGGTGACCCCGTGCGGTCGCGGCAGGGCGCTACGCGGAGGCGCTGGAGGAGCACCGGCGCGAGCTGCGGCTGCTGGAGGCGGCGGGCGACGGGCTGGGCTGCGCCGTGGCGCACCGCAAGATCGGCGAGCGCCTGGCCGAGCTGGGCAGCTACGAGGCGGCGCTGGAGGTGGGTGCCCCGACCCTGACccttgtgggggggggggggggggggcttcttTTTTTACGGGGGTGGTCCTGAAGGGTTTGGCTGACCCCGTCCCCGCAGCACCAGCGGCGGCACCTGGAGCTGGCGCGCGCCCTGGGGGACGCGGCGGAGCAGCAGCGCGCCTGGGCCACCATCGGGCGCACGCACATGTTCGTGGCCGAgagccgcggcggcggcggcggcggggaggaggaggaggaggagggggaggaggtgacGGCGGCGCTGCGCGAGGCCGAGGGCGCCTTCCGCACCAGTTTGGCCATCGTGGAGGAGAAACTGGAGGGTGAGAGGCGGCTGGGGGCcaagaggggctgggggggggtggggggggtggggcgCTGCTGGGTGGTggcgggggtgctggggggttcCTGAACACATCTGGGGTGGGGTGGGCATGGGGGGTCCTGCTGGGGGTCACTGAACCCGTCTGGGCATGGCTGGGGGGTcctggtggtgggggggggggaccccaaTCCTCTGCCACGCCGCGGTGCCGCGGGACCATGGTCTTGCAGTGCCACGCCGGAGCCCCTGGTGTTGGcacggggggctggggggtcctCTTGGGGGTCCCCAAACCCATCTGGGCACCGGTTGGGGGGTcccggtggtggtggtgggggggtcCTGGTGATGGTGGGGGGACCCGAATCCTTCACTGTGCCGTGGAGCCATGCCCGTGTCCCGTGCCCAGCAGGAGCGGTGCCGCGCTGGAGCCCTGGTGTTGGCtctgggggccgggggctcctccTGGGGGTCCCCGAACCCATCTGGGCACCGGTTGGGGGGTGGGcccggtgggggggggggaccccaaCCCTTCGCGGCGCCGCGGTGCCACGGCCGTGTCCCGCAGGAGCGGTGCCGCGCCGGGAGCTGGCGGCGATGCGCACGCGGCTCTACCTCAACCTGGGGCTGGTGTACGACAGCCTGCGGGACGCGGGGCGCCGCGGGCGCTACCTGCAGCGCAGCGTCTTCGTGGCGGAGCGGGCGCGCCTGGACGAGGACCTGCAGCGCGCCTACTTCAACCTGGGCGCCATCCACCTGCGGCAgggccagcacccccaggccctGCGCTGCCTCCAGCGCGCCCGCGACTGCGCCCGCCGCATGCAGGACAAGGCGTTGGAGAGcgagtgctgcagcagcacggcGCAGGTCGGGCTCGGGACCCCCCCCACACCCACACACCTTGTTTTTTAGCCCCTCCCCGGGGTCCGTCCTGGCGTCTTGATGAGGTTGGGGGGGTCCCGGTgtcgttccccccccccacctcccctcccagGTCCTGCTGAGCCTCGGAGACTTCGCGGCCGCCAAGCGCTCGCTGAGGACGGCGTACGCGCTGGGCTCGCGGCAGCCCCACCAGCGGCACCTCGTGCGCTCCAACCTGCGCTACGGTGAGCttggggggttgggggggggggggcgcacgCACAAGgtggtgacccccccccccccaccccggtcCCGCAGCCACCAAGGTGACGCGGCTGCAGGAGGCGCtggaggaggcggcgggcgAGCCGGCGGCGGCGATGGCGCTGTGCGAGCGGCTGGGGGACGTCTTCTCCAGGCACGGGGACTTCAGGAGGGCCCTGGAGCACTACCAGCGGCAGGTGGGGGGGGTActgggggcgctggggggcggggggggggctgagggggctggggggcacggggggggggctggaggtgtTGGGGATGGTGGGGGTACTGGGGGTACTGGAAGGCACCGGGGATAGCGGGAGCACTGGGAAtgctggggggtgctggggttACTGGGGGCGCTGGGGGACAATGGGAGCACTGGGGATACTGGGGGTGCAGAGGAcactggggggcactgggggtgcTGGAGGCGTTGGGGATAGTGGGGGTACTGGGGGTACTGGAAGGCGCTGGGGACATCAGGAGCACTGGGAATactggggggtgctgggggtaATGGGAgtgctggggggcactggggataCTGGGGGTACTGAGGATATtggggggcacggggggtgCTGGAGGTGTTGGGGATAATGGGAGTGCTGGGGGTACTGGGGGTACTGGGAGGCGCTGGGGATAGTGGGAGCACTGGGAATACCGGGAGGGTGCTGGGAATAACGGGAGCGCTGGGGGTACTGGGGGGTGATGGGGATAatggggggcactggggacaaTGGGGCATACTGGGGACAATGGGTGGCGCTGAGGATaatgggtgctggggggcactggggatactgggagcactgggaataCTGGGGATACCGAGAGGCACTGGGAGTGCTGAGGATACTGGGGATAATGGGGCtcctggggggcactgggggtaCTGGGGATACTGGGGGTGCTGAGGGTACTGGGGGTCACtgggggtgctggaggtgctggggataATGGGAGTACTGGGGGTACTGGAAGGCGCTGGGGATAGTGGGAGCACTGGGAATAccggggggtgctggggatAATGGGAGGAGcgctgggggcactggggacaatgggggtgctggggggcactggaggtactgggagcactggggcaATACTGGGGATAACGAGAGGCACTGGGGATGCTGGAggtactgggagcactgggaataCTGGGGGTAGTGAGGATAACGGGAGTGCTGAGGGTGTTGGGGATAATGGGAGcactggaggtgctggggggcactggggatcCCGGGGGGCagtgggaggcactgggagcactggagGTACTGGGAGGCGCTAGGGACACCAGGGGGcgctgggaggcactgggagccCTGGGaatactgggagcactggggatAAAGGGAGTGCTGGGGATAATGGAAGCACTGGAGctactgggaggcactgggagcactggaggtactggggggtgctggggacacaggggggtgctgggaggcactgggagcactgggaatactgggagcactggggatAAAGGGAGTGCTGGGGATAACGGAAGCACTGGAGctactgggaggcactgggagcactggagGTACCcagggggggggggctttgtCCCCGCTGacccccttgcccccccccaGCTGAGCTACGCCGAGGCGCTGGGCCGCCCCGCGCCTGAGCTGGCCGCCATCCACGTCTCGCTGGCCACCACCTTCGGCGACCTGCAGGAGCCCGCGCGCGCCGAGCACCACTACCGGCAGGAGCTGGCGCTGCACCGCGGCGACGCCCTGGAGGTGAGCGGGGACCCCCCCAACGGGCACaatttgggggggtggggaccCCTCGCCAGGAAATAAAAGGGCacggggccgggacccccccagctCGCCCCGGAGCCTGACGGGTGGCCGCGTGCAGGAGGGGAGGACGTGGCTGAGCATTGCGCTGGCCAAGGAGGAGGCGGGCGAGCCCCGCGCCGAGCTGGAGGCCTGCCTGGGGACGGCGCTGGAGCGGGCGGAGGCGGCGGGCGAGCTGCGGCTGCAGGTGAGGGCACGGCGGCGAGCGCGGTGCCGAGCCGGTGTCGTGGTGCTGACGCAGTGCCACGGTGCCGACCCGGTGCCGCGGTGCCGACCCGGTGCCAACCCAGTGCTATGGTGCCAACCCGGTGCCGCAGTGCCGTGATGCCGACCTGGTGCCAACCCAGTGCTGTGGTGCCGTGGTGCTGCCACGGTGCCAACCCAGCGCCATGGTGCCGACCCGGTGCTGCAGTGCCGTGGTGCCACGGTGCCGACCCGGTGCCGTGGTGCCAACCTGGTGCCGCAGTGCCGTGGTGCCATAGTGCCGACCCGATGGCACAGTGCCATGGTGCTGACCCAGTGCCACGGTGCCGTGGTGCCGGCCCGGTGCCGCAATGCCGTGGTGCCACGGTGCCAACCCGGTGCCACGGTGCCGACCTGGCTCCATCCCTCCCGCCCCGCAGCGTCAGGTCCTGCGGCACCTCCACGCGCTGCAGCAGCGGGCCGGCAGCGCCGAGGCCGCCGACACCATGGCGAGGCTGCAGGGTCTGCCGGGgggcgaggaagaggaggaggaggaagagcaggagagCAGCGAGGCCCCTGAGGAGGAGAGCGACCTGGAGCTGTCGGAGAGCGGTGAGGGGCGCGCGGGGGTTCCCTGGAGTGCCGAGAGGAGGGGGGACGGGACCCCAAAatgtgggggagggggggaggggaccCCCGGGACTCGGAGAGCAGCGGGACCCCCGTGCCCGGCTGCGCCCCCGCTCACAGCCGTGCCGCAGAGGGGGAGGACGACGAGCTCGACGGCTACACCAAGAGCGTCCCCGGCCGCCGGCGCATCTGCAAGGTGAGAGACGGGGTCCTGGCACTGCTCCGCGCCCCCCAGGTGCGGGTCAGGCCCCCCAGGTGCGGGTCAGGGCCCCCCCATGTGTGGGTCAGGGCCCCCCAGGTGTGGGTCAGGCCCCCCAGATGCGGGTCAGGGCCCCCCAGGTGCAGGTCGAGGCCCCCAAGTGTGGGTCAGAGCCCCCCAGGTGTGGGTCAGGGCCCCCAGGTGTGGGTCAGGGCCCCCCACCCAGCCCCCCCAAGCCCCTCGGAGGCCGTATCCCCACCACCCCTCCCTGTGCCCGCAGTGGAACCGCCGCAACGACCGGGGCGAGACCCCGCTGCACCGCGCCTGCATCGAGGGCGACCTGCGGCGGGTGCAGCTCTACCTTAAGCAGGTAAAAGGGTtcggggggaggggggacacACACAACGGGACCCCCCCCGGCACTGGGGACACTTGGTGGGGGCGTGGGCTCGCTCCTGGGGCGCCGCGGTGCCCGGcggagccgtgccgtgccggccAGGGCGAAAggatgctgctgggggggggggggggtgacatCCCCATGGATGGTGGCACGCAGTGACCGTCCCcttgtgtgtcccccccccccccacgcagGGGCACCCCCTGAACCCCCGCGACTACTGCGGCTGGACCCCGCTGCACGAAGCCTGCAACCACGGGCACCTGGGTGAGCGCCGGGACCCCCCTGccctgggtgggggggggtgtggggggggaaaggggccagatcctgcctgACATCCgcccccttttcctcccccccctttGTGACACCCCCTCAGAGATCGTGCGGCTGCTGCTGGACCGGGGGGCGGCCGTGGACGACgcgggggggccgggctgcGAGGGCATCACCCCCCTGCACGACGCGCTGGGCTGCGGCCACTTCGAGGTGGCCGAGCTGCTGGTGCAGCGCGGGGCCTCGCTGGCCGCCCGGAACGCCAAGGTGagcacggggatggggacacgccggggggtcccgggggcttcggggtgggggggagggcaCGGTGAGacccccccggcctccccgcaGGGCCTGACGCCGCTGGGGACGCTGGAGGAGTGGATTGGGCTCTACGGCAAGGAACTGGACCAGGAGACGTGGCAGCGGTGCCGGGCCATGGAGCGCCTGCTCAAGGagacggcggcggcgggcggcggtgAGCCCGGGGGCCGCTGAGGGGGTTTTGGGGGTCCGGGGtccgcgccgcccccccccgctgAGGGTCTCTGTGCGCCCCACAGCGCCTGCCGCCCTCCGGGACTCACAGCTCTTCGACGCCGAGCTCTCGGAGCCCCTCATCGCGGGCGGCGAGGACGCGGCGGGGGCGCAGCCGGAGCCGGGGGACCCCGACATGTCCCCGGCCATGTCCCCGCTGCGGCCGGCGCGGAAGCGGCCGCGGGGAGCGGAGGCAGCGGCGCCGGacccggccgcccccgccggggGCCAGGCTGAGTACGAAGCCGCCATCCGCGGCCTGGGCAGTGCCAGGTCCCTCCCGGTCCCCATCCTcgtcccgtccccgtccccacggcATCCCCGCGGCCGGCGCTGATCCCGGCCGAGGAGTACGTGGAGGACTGGCTGGAGGACGacctggc
This DNA window, taken from Cygnus olor isolate bCygOlo1 unplaced genomic scaffold, bCygOlo1.pri.v2 scaffold_225_ctg1, whole genome shotgun sequence, encodes the following:
- the LOC121063363 gene encoding tonsoku-like protein, which produces MSGERALRQLQKAKEKLRRGGGGGGAEEAALCNQLGELLASHGRYAEALEEHRRELRLLEAAGDGLGCAVAHRKIGERLAELGSYEAALEHQRRHLELARALGDAAEQQRAWATIGRTHMFVAESRGGGGGGEEEEEEGEEVTAALREAEGAFRTSLAIVEEKLEGAVPRRELAAMRTRLYLNLGLVYDSLRDAGRRGRYLQRSVFVAERARLDEDLQRAYFNLGAIHLRQGQHPQALRCLQRARDCARRMQDKALESECCSSTAQVLLSLGDFAAAKRSLRTAYALGSRQPHQRHLVRSNLRYATKVTRLQEALEEAAGEPAAAMALCERLGDVFSRHGDFRRALEHYQRQLSYAEALGRPAPELAAIHVSLATTFGDLQEPARAEHHYRQELALHRGDALEEGRTWLSIALAKEEAGEPRAELEACLGTALERAEAAGELRLQRQVLRHLHALQQRAGSAEAADTMARLQGLPGGEEEEEEEEQESSEAPEEESDLELSESEGEDDELDGYTKSVPGRRRICKWNRRNDRGETPLHRACIEGDLRRVQLYLKQGHPLNPRDYCGWTPLHEACNHGHLEIVRLLLDRGAAVDDAGGPGCEGITPLHDALGCGHFEVAELLVQRGASLAARNAKGLTPLGTLEEWIGLYGKELDQETWQRCRAMERLLKETAAAGGAPAALRDSQLFDAELSEPLIAGGEDAAGAQPEPGDPDMSPAMSPLRPARKRPRGAEAAAPDPAAPAGGQAEYEAAIRGLGSARSLPVPILVPSPSPRHPRGRR